The Halomicrobium salinisoli genome contains a region encoding:
- a CDS encoding TRAP transporter small permease, whose product MIAVFNFTVAEDGRLYRSAQRFDSVMDRIDARLRQFSLLLVVLLVGVVVLNVIMRYVFSESLLWANELSRYLMVWFALLATASLVNSDDHLNVGIVFDRFSDRLKYWLQSTTMALYVVLGLVWVNFGLEYAISAGLNAEAPAMNFPLLWVYIVIPISGAFVSLFALARLLRLVVLGETESLETAYDVDQRGGESDD is encoded by the coding sequence GTGATCGCCGTGTTTAATTTCACCGTCGCCGAGGACGGCAGGCTCTACCGGTCCGCCCAGCGGTTCGACTCGGTGATGGACCGCATCGACGCGCGATTGCGGCAGTTTAGCCTGCTCCTGGTCGTCCTGCTGGTCGGCGTCGTGGTCCTCAACGTGATCATGCGGTACGTGTTCAGCGAGTCGCTGCTGTGGGCCAACGAGTTGTCGCGCTATCTGATGGTCTGGTTCGCGCTGCTCGCGACGGCCTCCCTCGTCAACAGCGACGACCACCTCAACGTGGGGATCGTCTTCGACCGGTTCTCCGACCGCCTCAAGTACTGGCTGCAGTCGACGACGATGGCGCTGTACGTCGTCCTCGGGCTCGTCTGGGTCAATTTCGGGCTCGAGTACGCCATCAGCGCGGGGCTGAACGCGGAGGCGCCCGCGATGAACTTCCCGCTGCTGTGGGTGTACATCGTGATCCCGATCAGCGGCGCGTTCGTCTCGCTGTTCGCGCTCGCGCGCCTGCTCCGCCTCGTCGTGCTCGGCGAGACGGAGAGCCTGGAGACCGCCTACGACGTCGACCAGCGCGGGGGTGAGAGCGATGATTGA
- a CDS encoding Gfo/Idh/MocA family protein has protein sequence MSYRAGIVGTGGIAGLGILGMHDEAAIGTEKIEASHAGGYDATDDVELVAVADVDEEKLATFGDAWEVPSERRYVGHEAMLEAEDLDVVSVCTPSFLHHRHVVDAARSAADPDVIWCEKPIASSVSDAEAMIDACEETDTELLVNHSFRFTDKLRRLRELVVEEDLLGEVHSVATQFRMELLRNSTHLLDTLVYLLDARAETASGHITGENEAVDSLDADRDVDDAGGGGFVVMDDGTFATVDCTIPREDSSMTLNVVGSEGKLYMNNDDGEWRYWSLEDGDHVEEPLPGIEGSWTWDDDYQGSFANAAEHVQALLEGDAENRSTGREAKRSLEIIVAFYVSHYTGSQVSIPLDRPLRDVTVTSW, from the coding sequence ATGAGCTACCGCGCAGGCATCGTCGGCACGGGCGGCATCGCGGGGCTCGGCATCCTCGGGATGCACGACGAGGCGGCCATCGGCACCGAGAAGATCGAGGCCAGCCACGCCGGCGGCTACGACGCCACCGACGACGTCGAACTGGTCGCGGTCGCCGACGTCGACGAGGAGAAACTGGCCACGTTCGGCGACGCCTGGGAGGTTCCGTCCGAGCGGCGCTACGTCGGCCACGAGGCGATGCTCGAGGCGGAGGATCTGGACGTCGTCTCGGTCTGTACGCCCTCGTTCCTGCATCACCGCCACGTCGTCGACGCGGCGCGGTCGGCCGCCGATCCGGACGTGATCTGGTGCGAGAAGCCCATCGCCTCCTCCGTGTCCGACGCCGAGGCCATGATCGATGCCTGCGAGGAGACCGACACCGAACTGCTGGTCAACCACTCGTTCCGGTTCACCGACAAGCTCCGGCGGCTCCGGGAGCTCGTCGTCGAGGAGGACCTGCTGGGCGAGGTCCACTCCGTCGCCACGCAGTTCCGGATGGAACTGCTGCGCAACTCGACGCACCTGCTGGACACGCTCGTCTACCTGCTCGACGCCCGCGCCGAGACCGCCAGCGGCCACATCACCGGCGAGAACGAGGCCGTCGACTCGCTGGACGCCGACCGGGACGTCGACGACGCCGGCGGCGGCGGGTTCGTCGTCATGGACGACGGCACCTTCGCCACCGTCGACTGCACGATCCCGCGCGAGGACTCCTCGATGACGCTGAACGTCGTCGGCAGCGAGGGCAAGCTCTACATGAACAACGACGACGGCGAGTGGCGCTACTGGTCGCTCGAGGACGGCGACCACGTCGAGGAACCGCTGCCCGGCATCGAGGGGTCGTGGACCTGGGACGACGACTACCAGGGCTCGTTCGCCAACGCCGCCGAGCACGTCCAGGCGCTGCTGGAGGGCGACGCCGAGAACCGCTCGACCGGCCGGGAGGCCAAGCGCTCGCTGGAGATCATCGTCGCCTTCTACGTCTCCCACTACACCGGCTCGCAGGTCTCCATCCCGCTGGACCGCCCGCTCCGGGACGTGACGGTCACGTCCTGGTAA
- a CDS encoding TRAP transporter large permease — MIELVPLLAVLLALIFLRVDIAFAIATVSYLWLLVAGESMTTGVTRIFSGLNSFVLLAIPFFLLAGELMNNSEITDRIVRFANYTIGRIRGGLAQANVLASLFFAGITGAAVADVAALGSVFIPAMSEEGYDTDFSSALTAASSIVGPIIPPSIIIVIYGSVTNTSIGALFAAAVVPGLLLGGALMVITGVLSVQRDFPSHSPDVERSEVPSLVFDSLVALTMPAIILGGILGGIFTPTEAAAVACVYALLIGGVLYRTLTGDKIIESLSVTLERSTQLYAIIGFASILSWMLAKEGITRELGATLVEMGLSPAVYMLVVGLILLFVGTWLEIGAAAIILAPTLASIAQTLGIPAYQFGIMFIVTLNFGLITPPLGICLFAASSVSDRPVWGISKKVVPFYVADIAVLLAIIYLPQLTMAFPRATGF, encoded by the coding sequence ATGATTGAGCTCGTCCCGCTCCTGGCGGTCCTGCTGGCGCTGATCTTCCTCCGCGTGGACATCGCCTTCGCCATCGCGACGGTGTCGTACCTCTGGCTGCTCGTCGCGGGGGAGTCCATGACCACGGGCGTGACCCGCATCTTCAGCGGGCTGAACTCGTTCGTGCTGCTGGCGATCCCCTTCTTCCTGCTGGCGGGGGAGCTGATGAACAACTCCGAGATCACCGATCGGATCGTCCGCTTCGCCAACTACACGATCGGGCGCATCCGCGGGGGGCTCGCGCAGGCGAACGTCCTCGCGAGCCTGTTCTTCGCCGGCATCACCGGCGCTGCGGTCGCCGACGTCGCCGCGCTCGGCTCGGTGTTCATCCCCGCCATGTCCGAGGAGGGGTACGACACCGACTTCAGCTCGGCGCTGACGGCCGCGTCGTCGATCGTCGGTCCGATCATCCCGCCGAGCATCATCATCGTCATCTACGGGTCGGTGACCAACACTTCGATCGGGGCGCTGTTCGCAGCGGCCGTGGTGCCGGGCCTGCTGCTCGGCGGCGCACTGATGGTGATCACCGGCGTCCTCTCCGTCCAGCGGGACTTCCCGAGCCACTCGCCGGACGTCGAGCGCTCCGAGGTCCCGTCGCTGGTGTTCGACTCGCTGGTCGCGCTGACGATGCCGGCGATCATCCTCGGCGGCATCCTCGGCGGCATCTTCACGCCGACCGAGGCGGCCGCCGTCGCCTGCGTGTACGCCCTGCTGATCGGCGGCGTGCTCTACCGCACGCTGACGGGCGACAAGATCATCGAGTCGCTGAGCGTCACCCTCGAGCGGTCGACCCAGCTGTACGCCATCATCGGCTTCGCGTCGATCCTCTCGTGGATGCTCGCCAAGGAGGGCATCACCCGCGAACTGGGTGCCACCCTCGTCGAGATGGGGCTGAGCCCGGCGGTCTACATGCTGGTCGTCGGCCTCATCCTCCTGTTCGTGGGCACGTGGCTCGAGATCGGCGCCGCGGCCATCATCCTGGCGCCGACGCTGGCGTCGATCGCCCAGACGCTGGGGATCCCGGCCTACCAGTTCGGCATCATGTTCATCGTGACGCTGAACTTCGGGCTCATCACCCCGCCGCTTGGTATCTGCCTGTTCGCGGCCTCCAGCGTCTCTGACCGGCCGGTCTGGGGGATCAGCAAGAAGGTCGTCCCGTTCTACGTGGCCGACATCGCCGTGCTGCTGGCGATCATCTACCTCCCGCAGCTCACGATGGCCTTCCCGCGGGCCACCGGGTTCTGA
- a CDS encoding universal stress protein: MYEILIPIPNDDARMGRLVTAVEDLPVRTEAVSVTLLYVFEELETELGGTVSLREYSDVPDVMAEARERLERADVPVEALVAEGSAEEVIVSVADDRAVDHVAVAGRERSPTGKALFGSVTQSVVLNADVPVTVVPESVDGEGAA; this comes from the coding sequence ATGTACGAGATACTGATTCCGATACCGAACGACGACGCGCGGATGGGACGACTCGTGACTGCCGTCGAAGACCTGCCGGTCCGGACGGAGGCGGTCTCCGTGACCCTGCTGTACGTCTTCGAGGAACTGGAGACCGAACTCGGGGGGACGGTGTCGCTCCGCGAGTACAGCGACGTGCCGGACGTGATGGCCGAGGCCCGCGAGCGGCTCGAGCGGGCCGACGTCCCGGTCGAGGCGCTCGTCGCCGAGGGCTCCGCCGAGGAGGTCATCGTGTCCGTCGCCGACGACCGGGCCGTCGACCACGTGGCCGTCGCCGGCCGTGAGCGCTCGCCGACGGGCAAGGCCCTGTTCGGCAGCGTGACCCAGTCGGTGGTCCTCAACGCCGACGTGCCGGTGACGGTCGTTCCGGAGTCCGTCGACGGGGAGGGAGCGGCCTGA
- a CDS encoding zinc-dependent alcohol dehydrogenase, with protein sequence MRALAKTARESGALEVVERSVPEPGADEVLVEIDYAGLCGSDGGIYEFESAFERMDLPNVIGHEYTGRVVEAGEAVTAFAPGDRVVERPIRPCGECYQCRIGEENVCQNAVITGVDHDGAFAGYIAAPARYFHPVPDDVEPRHAATTEPISIGARAVIENSRVGAGDRVLVEGPGPIGLFTAQIADAQGGDVVVSGVGRDADYRLPLAEELGFETLNVADDDREAVREELTDGIGYDVVFDTTGHPSGLTTAVEEVRKGGQIVLVGQTGETTMEYSPLVRAEIDLQCSYASTYEDFERSLRMLRSGDVDPDPMLDERFSLREADEAFETFLAGDTCKVLFDPSEFRD encoded by the coding sequence ATGCGAGCCCTAGCCAAGACCGCTCGGGAGTCGGGTGCGCTCGAGGTCGTCGAGCGCTCCGTTCCCGAGCCCGGCGCGGACGAGGTACTGGTCGAGATCGACTACGCGGGCCTCTGTGGCAGCGACGGCGGGATCTACGAGTTCGAGAGCGCGTTCGAGCGGATGGACCTGCCCAACGTCATCGGCCACGAGTACACCGGCCGCGTCGTCGAGGCCGGCGAGGCCGTCACCGCCTTCGCCCCGGGCGACCGGGTCGTCGAGCGGCCGATCCGGCCCTGCGGCGAGTGCTACCAGTGCCGGATCGGCGAGGAGAACGTCTGCCAGAACGCCGTGATCACCGGCGTCGACCACGACGGCGCCTTCGCGGGGTACATCGCCGCGCCGGCGCGGTACTTCCACCCCGTCCCGGACGACGTCGAGCCGCGCCACGCGGCGACGACGGAGCCGATCAGCATCGGCGCCCGCGCCGTCATCGAGAACTCGCGGGTCGGCGCCGGCGACCGCGTCCTCGTCGAGGGGCCGGGGCCGATCGGGCTGTTCACCGCGCAAATCGCCGACGCCCAGGGCGGCGACGTGGTCGTCTCCGGCGTCGGTCGCGACGCCGACTACCGCCTGCCGCTGGCCGAGGAGCTGGGCTTCGAGACGCTGAACGTCGCCGACGACGACCGCGAGGCCGTCCGCGAGGAGCTGACCGACGGCATCGGCTACGACGTCGTCTTCGACACGACCGGCCACCCCTCCGGGCTGACGACGGCCGTCGAGGAGGTCCGCAAGGGCGGCCAGATCGTCCTCGTGGGCCAGACCGGCGAGACGACGATGGAGTACTCCCCGCTCGTCCGCGCGGAGATCGACCTCCAGTGCTCCTACGCCTCGACCTACGAGGACTTCGAGCGGTCGCTGCGCATGCTGCGCTCGGGCGACGTCGACCCCGACCCGATGCTCGACGAGCGGTTCTCCCTGCGCGAGGCCGACGAGGCCTTCGAGACGTTCCTCGCCGGCGACACCTGCAAGGTCCTGTTCGATCCCTCCGAGTTCCGCGACTGA
- a CDS encoding mandelate racemase family protein, with protein MTPTITKIESTEFEYPLEDVGTDHHGFNLVYEPGETTYRKLFALRIHTDEGITGEYVGGNSPGAAQINMFADYLIGKDPLKREQHWSEIKRALRKYDRMGMGPIDIALWDFAGKYYDAPIHELLGTYRERIPAYASTYHGDENGGLDSPEAFADFAEECLEKGFGGFKIHGWGGGDTSRDLDREIAAVHAVGERVGDEMDLMHDPACELETWADALKLGEACDEQDFFWYEDPYRDGGISQHGHERLGEHLETPILQTEHVRGLEPHTDFIANGATDFVRADPEYDAGITGAMKIASVAEGFGLDVEFHAPGPAQRHCIAATRNANYYEMALVHPECQNTMPPVYEGGYSDLIEAVDDDGTVPVPDGPGLGVEYDWGYVEDNATGSVHTYE; from the coding sequence GTGACGCCGACTATCACGAAGATAGAAAGCACGGAGTTCGAGTATCCGCTCGAAGACGTCGGGACGGACCACCACGGCTTCAACCTGGTCTACGAGCCCGGCGAGACCACCTACCGGAAGCTGTTCGCGCTGCGGATCCACACCGACGAGGGGATCACCGGCGAGTACGTCGGCGGCAACTCGCCCGGCGCCGCCCAGATCAACATGTTCGCCGATTACCTGATCGGGAAGGACCCCCTCAAGCGCGAGCAACACTGGTCGGAGATCAAGCGCGCGCTGCGCAAGTACGACCGCATGGGCATGGGCCCCATCGACATCGCCCTCTGGGACTTCGCCGGCAAGTACTACGACGCGCCGATCCACGAGCTGCTGGGCACGTACCGCGAGCGCATCCCCGCGTACGCGTCGACGTACCACGGCGACGAGAACGGCGGGCTGGACTCGCCCGAGGCGTTCGCCGACTTCGCCGAGGAGTGCCTGGAGAAGGGCTTCGGCGGCTTCAAGATCCACGGCTGGGGCGGCGGCGACACCAGTCGCGACCTCGACCGGGAGATCGCGGCCGTCCACGCCGTCGGCGAGCGGGTCGGCGACGAGATGGACCTGATGCACGACCCCGCCTGCGAACTGGAGACGTGGGCCGACGCGCTGAAACTCGGCGAGGCCTGCGACGAGCAGGACTTCTTCTGGTACGAGGACCCCTACCGCGACGGCGGCATCAGCCAGCACGGTCACGAGCGCCTGGGCGAGCACCTCGAGACGCCGATCCTCCAGACCGAGCACGTCCGCGGGCTGGAACCGCACACGGACTTCATCGCCAACGGCGCGACCGACTTCGTCCGCGCGGATCCGGAGTACGACGCGGGCATCACCGGCGCGATGAAGATCGCCAGCGTCGCCGAAGGGTTCGGACTGGACGTGGAGTTCCACGCGCCCGGCCCCGCACAGCGCCACTGCATCGCCGCCACGCGCAACGCCAACTACTACGAGATGGCGCTGGTCCACCCCGAGTGCCAGAACACGATGCCTCCGGTCTACGAGGGCGGCTACTCCGACCTGATCGAGGCCGTCGACGACGACGGCACCGTCCCCGTCCCCGACGGCCCCGGCCTCGGCGTCGAGTACGACTGGGGCTACGTCGAGGACAACGCCACCGGCAGCGTCCACACCTACGAATGA
- the dctP gene encoding TRAP transporter substrate-binding protein DctP — MRTAGAISATAGLTSIAGCSSLTSGGNGGSGSGDGSDSGGAENPEMTVTLGHSGPEDITQHQHRAAVTFKKHIEDNTNGNFTVEISPGGALGSLREMVEQNQSGSLELVGSTAEGHIAPFYSNINVYALPYAFRNVEVANYVFDNEFGDQLWADFRDQTGLRMLTWYDNGGFRSFGVSGVEIESIDDMEGLDIRTMQIEAHQELVSQLGANPTPIDWNELYQAIDQGVVAGQENSIPTVISGDLHEVLDWIILDRHVYTMNFIHCNEEWFQGLPLHYQRLVLEAGRLASQEARMINRIQRERGVQTVEEAGVTVYDPPQEVINDFREATQEPVGELIRNEMDDPGMVDDMQEAIQQAEKDLGYQ; from the coding sequence ATGCGCACCGCAGGTGCTATCAGTGCGACGGCCGGACTGACCTCGATCGCGGGCTGTAGCAGCCTGACTTCGGGCGGTAACGGCGGCAGTGGTAGCGGGGACGGATCTGACAGCGGCGGCGCCGAGAACCCCGAGATGACGGTTACGCTCGGCCACTCCGGACCCGAAGACATCACCCAGCACCAGCACCGCGCGGCAGTGACGTTCAAGAAGCACATCGAGGACAACACGAACGGCAACTTCACGGTGGAGATCTCCCCCGGTGGCGCCCTCGGGAGCCTCCGGGAGATGGTCGAGCAGAACCAGTCGGGGTCCCTCGAACTCGTCGGGTCGACGGCCGAGGGTCACATCGCGCCGTTCTACTCGAACATCAACGTGTACGCGCTGCCGTACGCGTTCCGGAACGTCGAGGTCGCCAACTACGTCTTCGACAACGAGTTCGGGGACCAGCTGTGGGCCGACTTCCGCGACCAGACCGGCCTCCGGATGCTGACCTGGTACGACAACGGCGGCTTCCGGTCGTTCGGCGTCTCCGGCGTCGAGATCGAGTCCATCGACGACATGGAGGGGCTCGACATCCGGACGATGCAGATCGAGGCCCACCAGGAACTGGTCAGCCAGCTGGGCGCGAACCCGACGCCGATCGACTGGAACGAGCTGTACCAGGCGATCGACCAGGGCGTCGTCGCCGGCCAGGAGAACTCCATCCCGACGGTCATCTCCGGCGACCTCCACGAGGTGCTCGACTGGATCATCCTCGACCGCCACGTGTACACGATGAACTTCATCCACTGCAACGAGGAGTGGTTCCAGGGGCTCCCGCTGCACTACCAGCGGCTGGTCCTCGAGGCCGGGCGGCTGGCCTCCCAGGAGGCCCGGATGATCAACCGGATCCAGCGCGAACGCGGCGTCCAGACCGTCGAGGAGGCCGGCGTCACCGTCTACGATCCGCCCCAGGAGGTCATCAACGACTTCCGCGAGGCGACACAGGAGCCCGTCGGCGAACTGATCCGCAACGAGATGGACGATCCTGGTATGGTCGACGACATGCAGGAGGCCATCCAGCAGGCCGAGAAGGACCTGGGCTACCAGTAA
- a CDS encoding ABC transporter substrate-binding protein produces the protein MARSRRRYLRGFGAAGALAVSGCLGRAARRRPADLSSWPPEDASTELSYWSWQHYWRSQAEAYQFEADLDRIDSETVPAAEQYRRLADGETPDVVTLPTRLFERALAADLLEPFPPDAVPFWPPDEELHTHDESLYLRNGEAYGVPQTPMTYALAYHRERLDEPSSWDLLWDESLAGRIGMPADPVLAGQTAALYTGQDPDDPDDVDAVRAALREQQSLVATYWTDWNDCWRAFRDASVQAAVLPNPRMCLCSQDGTPVVEVAPTEGVLYSQNTLAIPRGAENPYTALEFIDWSVEFKTGTNAMWNPREWPLEPHRMLDEETREAYVDAAADAGIDP, from the coding sequence ATGGCTCGATCCCGGAGACGGTACTTGCGTGGGTTCGGCGCGGCGGGGGCGCTCGCGGTGTCCGGGTGTCTCGGCCGTGCCGCCCGGCGACGCCCGGCCGACCTGTCGTCGTGGCCCCCCGAGGACGCGTCGACGGAACTGTCCTACTGGTCCTGGCAGCACTACTGGCGCAGTCAGGCCGAGGCGTACCAGTTCGAGGCGGACCTGGACCGCATCGACAGCGAGACGGTCCCCGCGGCGGAGCAGTACCGGCGACTGGCCGACGGGGAGACGCCGGACGTCGTGACGCTGCCGACCCGGCTGTTCGAGCGGGCCCTCGCGGCGGACCTGCTCGAACCGTTCCCGCCCGACGCGGTGCCGTTCTGGCCGCCCGACGAGGAGCTCCACACCCACGACGAGTCGCTGTACCTCCGGAACGGCGAGGCGTACGGCGTCCCGCAGACGCCGATGACGTACGCCCTCGCCTACCACCGCGAGCGGCTGGACGAGCCGTCGTCGTGGGACCTCCTGTGGGACGAGTCGCTCGCCGGCCGCATCGGGATGCCGGCGGATCCGGTGCTGGCCGGCCAGACCGCCGCGCTGTACACGGGCCAGGACCCGGACGACCCGGACGACGTCGACGCCGTCCGCGCGGCGCTGCGGGAACAGCAGTCCCTCGTGGCCACCTACTGGACGGACTGGAACGACTGCTGGCGGGCCTTCCGCGACGCGAGCGTGCAGGCCGCGGTGCTCCCGAACCCCCGGATGTGCCTGTGTTCCCAGGACGGCACCCCGGTCGTCGAGGTGGCGCCGACGGAGGGCGTCCTCTACTCGCAGAACACGCTCGCGATCCCGCGGGGCGCCGAGAACCCCTATACGGCGCTGGAGTTCATCGACTGGAGCGTCGAGTTCAAGACCGGGACGAACGCCATGTGGAACCCCCGCGAGTGGCCCCTCGAGCCCCACCGGATGCTCGACGAGGAGACGCGAGAGGCCTACGTCGACGCGGCGGCCGACGCCGGGATCGACCCGTGA
- a CDS encoding DsbA family protein: MTPPATRRALLAAIGSVATAGCLGRGTDGDAAGGEATDAPQSIDAHPAADGVADAPTLGPDPGAGEATIVAFEDPSCSTCAAFADETLPRLREAAIDPGRVSYVWRSVPGVEPWGRPATRALWAVYREDSDGFWALKERYYERRAGIDADSVRRRTREFLDAGVSTAAADDVLAAVDGDVDAIEERIERDERAAEESDVGVVPSFALFRGGEHVTTVSGNQSYGVFEGALEL, from the coding sequence GTGACGCCGCCAGCGACCCGGCGCGCGCTGCTCGCGGCGATCGGGTCCGTCGCCACCGCGGGCTGTCTGGGACGGGGGACGGACGGCGACGCGGCCGGCGGCGAGGCGACCGACGCGCCCCAGTCCATCGACGCTCACCCGGCCGCCGACGGCGTCGCGGACGCGCCGACGCTCGGCCCCGACCCGGGGGCCGGTGAGGCGACGATCGTCGCGTTCGAGGACCCCTCCTGTAGCACCTGCGCGGCGTTCGCCGACGAGACCCTGCCCCGGCTGCGCGAGGCGGCGATCGATCCCGGCCGGGTGAGCTACGTCTGGCGGAGCGTCCCGGGCGTCGAGCCCTGGGGCCGACCGGCGACGCGTGCGCTGTGGGCGGTGTACCGCGAGGACTCCGACGGGTTCTGGGCGCTCAAGGAGCGCTACTACGAGCGACGGGCGGGGATCGACGCCGACAGCGTCCGCCGGCGTACACGGGAGTTCCTCGACGCGGGCGTCTCGACGGCCGCCGCGGACGACGTGCTCGCCGCCGTGGACGGCGACGTCGATGCCATCGAGGAGCGGATCGAGCGCGACGAGCGGGCGGCCGAGGAGAGCGACGTCGGCGTCGTCCCCTCGTTCGCGCTCTTCCGGGGCGGCGAGCACGTCACGACCGTCTCGGGAAACCAGTCCTACGGCGTCTTCGAGGGGGCGCTTGAGCTGTGA
- a CDS encoding C-terminal binding protein encodes MAHRIAVSQADFPDADVEEAVFDEAGVDDVVVGAAETEDELIDLAEGADGLLVQYAEVTESVLDALADLQIVSRYGIGVDNVDVAAASERDVAVSNVPSYCEEEVASHALSLLFTLARKTAQYDKAVKSGTWDWKIGRPIESLTGKTVGFAAFGKIPRTFADLAEGFDLEYLTYDPYLDEADVADHPVELVDFETMLSESDVISIHAPLVDETHHMFDADAFEQMKSSAFLLNTARGPIVDESALYDALEAGEIAGAGLDVMEEEPTHDSPLFERDDVVVTPHVAWYSESSLGDLRRKAAENLTRYLGGESPHGFVNEDDVERA; translated from the coding sequence ATGGCACACAGGATCGCAGTCTCGCAAGCGGATTTTCCGGACGCCGACGTCGAGGAAGCGGTCTTCGACGAGGCCGGGGTCGACGACGTGGTCGTCGGCGCCGCCGAGACCGAGGACGAACTGATCGACCTCGCCGAGGGCGCCGACGGACTCCTCGTCCAGTACGCCGAGGTGACCGAGTCGGTCCTCGACGCGCTGGCGGACCTGCAGATCGTCTCCAGGTACGGTATCGGGGTCGACAACGTCGACGTCGCCGCCGCCTCGGAGCGGGACGTCGCCGTGTCGAACGTGCCCTCCTACTGCGAGGAGGAGGTCGCGTCCCACGCGCTCTCGCTCCTGTTCACGCTCGCACGCAAGACCGCCCAGTACGATAAGGCGGTCAAGTCCGGGACCTGGGACTGGAAGATCGGTCGCCCCATCGAGTCGCTGACCGGCAAGACCGTGGGGTTCGCGGCGTTCGGGAAGATCCCCCGTACGTTCGCCGACCTGGCCGAGGGGTTCGACCTGGAGTACCTGACCTACGACCCCTACCTCGACGAGGCGGACGTCGCCGACCACCCCGTCGAGCTGGTCGACTTCGAGACGATGCTGTCGGAGTCGGACGTGATCTCGATCCACGCGCCGCTGGTCGACGAGACCCATCACATGTTCGACGCCGACGCCTTCGAGCAGATGAAATCGTCCGCGTTCCTCCTGAACACCGCACGCGGACCGATCGTCGACGAGAGCGCTCTGTACGACGCCCTCGAAGCCGGCGAGATCGCCGGCGCCGGCCTCGACGTCATGGAGGAGGAACCGACTCACGACTCGCCGCTGTTCGAGCGCGACGACGTCGTCGTGACGCCACACGTCGCCTGGTACTCCGAGTCCTCGCTCGGCGACCTCCGGCGCAAGGCCGCCGAGAACCTCACCCGATACCTGGGGGGCGAGTCGCCGCACGGGTTCGTCAACGAGGACGACGTCGAACGGGCGTGA
- a CDS encoding mandelate racemase/muconate lactonizing enzyme family protein, with amino-acid sequence MTGTTVRSVETVALRSEPDEPFGYAQAWVEERTALLVRVETADGGVGWGECWGPIAGSRETIEDFLAPIVEGRDPADVERIYEDLRDRTRAAYQSVVPYPAISGVDLALWDLRGKRRGESVASMLGGRRRDAVRAYATGHYFKHGADLEAQYERIAAEAAANADRLGAVKAKVGLSLLGYGPDEDVELVRRIRDAVGPETTLLVDANYAYDAGTARRVGRELADLDVYWFEEPVPPTDVDGYARLRDALDVRVAGGECHTPPEFDRLFEAGAVDVAQPDLCNAGGLTAGRRIADRAAGAGVPVVPHVWGTPVAIAASLQLIATLPGRPWLEFDSSSNPLREELAPDGFAAGDDGTVAVPDGPGLGVDLDADALDRYRV; translated from the coding sequence ATGACCGGAACGACAGTGCGATCCGTCGAGACGGTCGCGCTTCGGTCGGAGCCCGACGAGCCGTTCGGGTACGCCCAGGCGTGGGTCGAGGAGCGCACCGCCCTGCTCGTGCGAGTCGAAACGGCCGACGGAGGGGTCGGCTGGGGCGAGTGCTGGGGGCCGATCGCTGGCTCGCGGGAGACCATCGAGGACTTCCTCGCGCCGATCGTCGAGGGGCGGGATCCGGCGGACGTCGAGCGAATCTACGAGGACCTCCGCGACCGGACGCGGGCGGCCTACCAGTCGGTCGTCCCCTACCCGGCCATCAGCGGCGTCGACCTGGCGCTGTGGGACCTCCGCGGGAAGCGCCGGGGCGAGTCCGTCGCGTCGATGCTCGGGGGCCGCCGGCGCGACGCGGTCCGGGCGTACGCGACGGGCCACTACTTCAAACACGGTGCCGACCTCGAGGCGCAGTACGAGCGGATCGCCGCCGAGGCGGCGGCCAACGCCGACCGTCTGGGCGCGGTCAAGGCGAAGGTCGGCCTCTCCCTGTTGGGGTACGGTCCCGACGAGGACGTCGAACTCGTCCGGCGGATCCGCGACGCCGTCGGACCGGAGACGACGCTGCTGGTCGACGCCAACTACGCCTACGACGCCGGCACCGCCCGCCGGGTCGGCCGCGAGCTGGCGGATCTCGACGTCTACTGGTTCGAGGAGCCGGTCCCGCCGACGGACGTGGACGGGTACGCCCGGCTCCGGGACGCGCTGGACGTCAGGGTCGCCGGCGGCGAGTGTCACACGCCGCCGGAGTTCGACCGGCTGTTCGAGGCCGGCGCCGTGGACGTCGCCCAGCCGGACCTCTGTAACGCGGGCGGGCTCACGGCGGGCCGGCGGATCGCGGACCGGGCGGCGGGCGCCGGCGTCCCGGTCGTCCCCCACGTCTGGGGGACGCCGGTGGCCATCGCTGCGAGCCTCCAGCTGATCGCGACCCTGCCCGGTCGGCCGTGGCTGGAGTTCGACAGTTCGTCGAACCCGCTCCGGGAGGAACTGGCCCCCGACGGGTTCGCCGCCGGCGACGACGGGACCGTGGCCGTCCCGGACGGACCGGGGCTGGGCGTCGACCTCGACGCGGACGCGCTGGACCGCTACCGCGTCTGA